The following nucleotide sequence is from Solidesulfovibrio carbinolicus.
ACAAGCGTTGTTCATAAAGCTGGTTGCGTTCATTTCAGTTCAAAAAGCGCTTAAGTATCTGTATCGATCTAGAGCTTCTTGGACTGTTTCGCCCTGTGCAAGTCATGCTGCCTTTGCGACCAAAAAATTTCAACGAACAATGGACGTTAGCGAAGAATATTGCTGAGTTGCCTTCCGCGACTGTGAACATTGCGGTCATGTCCAAGCCGCACATCTCGCCACGCGCTGGGTCTTGATCGTTCCGTCCTGCGCCATGGGACAGCCTCGGGCGAGCGCCGCCGTCGCCACTAGACTGTGGAACGAGAGAGAACTCCCAGACACGGCAGACCAGCGCCAGCACATAGTGTTTCCACGTGGTGGCTGAGCGGCTTGTGCTCCTTTTCTCGATCTCTCCGCACAAAGTCGGCACTAATCGGCACAAACCGATTGATTTTGGCAATTCATCAAGATAGTTCCGCTAATGAATCTGCGAAACTGAATCATGGTTTCGGGCTTCCCGGTGGCTTCCGGGTATCTACCGAAAACATGATAAACGAAAGGCGTAAGCTATGGACGAGCGATGGCTGACAGTTGATGACATTTGCAAATATTTGAATGTAAGCAACGAGACGGTCTATAAATGGATCGAACAACGGGCCATGCCCGGGCATCGTGTCGGCCGTCGTTGGATGTTCAAGCAAGATGAGGTTGATGTATGGGTCCGCTCCGGCGGTGCGGCTGACAAAATCGACAGGCCGGAAACTTAGTAATTAAGGAGCGACCGTGGTCGAACCGATACGCGACAAAATAAAACGATCCCTCCTGTCAGCCGAAGGACTCTATCATCGCCTGGTACTCCTGGTGGGAGAAGCCGGTTCCGGAAAGACCGGCGTTCTTCGGGAAGTTGCTGAGGATTTCGGCTCATCCGTCGTCAACGTTAATCTGTCGCTTTCAAGCGAACTGCTTGAGCTGACGGCGAGGCAGCGGTCACTTCGGTTGCCAAGCATCCTCGACCAGATCGTGGACCAGGCTCAGTCACCCGTAGTGCTGGATAACCTCGAGATTCTCTTCGACAAGGACCTGCAGCAGGACCCCTTGCGCTTGCTGCAGGGCATTTCGAGAAACCGGGTTGTGGTAGTTTCTTGGCACGGAACCATAGATTCCGGGAGACTTTTGTACGCCGAAACCGGCCATCCCGAGTACCGCAGCTATGACTCGGTCGATGCGCTGATTGTGAGTATGGATGGCGCAGCAACGGTC
It contains:
- the brxF gene encoding BREX-3 system P-loop-containing protein BrxF, whose translation is MVEPIRDKIKRSLLSAEGLYHRLVLLVGEAGSGKTGVLREVAEDFGSSVVNVNLSLSSELLELTARQRSLRLPSILDQIVDQAQSPVVLDNLEILFDKDLQQDPLRLLQGISRNRVVVVSWHGTIDSGRLLYAETGHPEYRSYDSVDALIVSMDGAATVDWATDNRGAGQA
- a CDS encoding helix-turn-helix domain-containing protein, translated to MDERWLTVDDICKYLNVSNETVYKWIEQRAMPGHRVGRRWMFKQDEVDVWVRSGGAADKIDRPET